In Paroedura picta isolate Pp20150507F chromosome 6, Ppicta_v3.0, whole genome shotgun sequence, one genomic interval encodes:
- the CHMP2B gene encoding charged multivesicular body protein 2b isoform X2, with product MISNFQDIIKEQNRELRGTQRAIVRDRAALEKQEKQLELEIKKMAKTGNKEACTVLAKQLVQLRKQKTRTYAVSSKVTSMSTQTKLMNSQMKMAGAMSTTAKTMQAVNKKMDPQKTLQTMQNFQKENMKMEMTEEMINDTLDDIFNDSEEEEESQDIVNQVLDEIGIEISGKMAKAPSAARGMPSASTSQSATISDEEIERQLKALGVD from the exons ATGATCTCTAATTTTCAAG ATATAATTAAAGAACAGAACAGAGAGTTGCGAGGGACACAAAGGGCCATAGTGAGAGATCGAGCAGCTttggaaaaacaggaaaagcAACTG gaATTGGAAATAAAGAAAATGGCTAAAACTGGAAACAAAGAAGCCTGTACGGTTCTGGCCAAACAACTTGTGCAATTGAGAAAACAGAAAACTCGAACTTATGCAGTTAGTTCAAAAGTTACATCTATGTCTACACAAACAAAACTGATGAACTCCCAGATGAAGATGGCAGGAGCAATGTCAACAACCGCAAAG acaATGCAGGCTGTTAATAAGAAGATGGATCCACAAAAGACATTGCAAACAATGCAGAATTTCCAGAAGGAAAACATGAAAATGGAAATGACTGAAGAAATGA TTAATGATACTCTGGATGATATTTTCAATgattctgaggaagaagaagaaagtcagGATATTGTGAACCAAGTCCTTGATGAAATCGGGATTGAAATATCTGGAAAG ATGGCCAAGGCTCCTTCAGCTGCCAGGGGCATGCCATCTGCATCGACATCCCAAAGTGCAACCATTTCGGATGAAGAGATTGAGAGGCAGCTCAAAGCCCTGGGAGTAGATTAA
- the CHMP2B gene encoding charged multivesicular body protein 2b isoform X1, with protein MWHDSGSESHLLQASTEQPPPQKKKKPVVTLPSASPLLRVVSAISSEKEYGSQRDRPATLAPERESEALSPACQAPLPPRGSLDAALARRTPGSREPSASRARPPQPANGREAQEGRGRGGDGGCPDPDAEGRPPSRGRRRRRSSSLRPVGGTLRLCRAQERRDLGGEAASCSAAKRNEAARGRAGSTRTGAAMASLFKKKTVDDIIKEQNRELRGTQRAIVRDRAALEKQEKQLELEIKKMAKTGNKEACTVLAKQLVQLRKQKTRTYAVSSKVTSMSTQTKLMNSQMKMAGAMSTTAKTMQAVNKKMDPQKTLQTMQNFQKENMKMEMTEEMINDTLDDIFNDSEEEEESQDIVNQVLDEIGIEISGKMAKAPSAARGMPSASTSQSATISDEEIERQLKALGVD; from the exons ATGTGGCACGACTCCGGGAGCGAAAGCCATTTGTTACAGGCTAGTacggagcaaccccccccccaaaaaaaaaaaaaacccgtggTAACTCTCCCTTCTGCTTCTCCCCTTCTCCGTGTTGTCAGCGCAATAAGCAGCGAGAAAGAGTATGGCAGTCAACGGGATCGCCCGGCGACCTTGGCACCTGAGAGGGAGTCTGAAGCCCTTTCCCCTGCCTGCCAGGCGCCGCTTCCTCCCCGGGGAAGCCTCGACGCCGCCCTCGCCCGCCGAACACCCGGGTCACGTGAGCCGTCAGCTTCACGTGCGCGGCCGCCCCAGCCGGCGAATGGGAGGGAGGCGCAGGAGGGCCGAGGCCGCGGCGGTGACGGCGGCTGCCCAGACCCGGACGCTGAGGGCCGGCCTCCAAgccggggccgccgccgccgccgctcctcctCGCTCCGACCTGTCGGCGGCACCCTCCGCCTCTGCCGAGCGCAGGAGAGGCGGGACTTAGGGGGCGAAGCGGCTTCCTGCTCGGCCGCCAAGAGGAACGAGGCCGCCCGGGGGAGAGCCGGCTCGACGCGGACAGGCGCCGCCATGGCCTCGCTCTTCAAGAAGAAAACGGTGGACG ATATAATTAAAGAACAGAACAGAGAGTTGCGAGGGACACAAAGGGCCATAGTGAGAGATCGAGCAGCTttggaaaaacaggaaaagcAACTG gaATTGGAAATAAAGAAAATGGCTAAAACTGGAAACAAAGAAGCCTGTACGGTTCTGGCCAAACAACTTGTGCAATTGAGAAAACAGAAAACTCGAACTTATGCAGTTAGTTCAAAAGTTACATCTATGTCTACACAAACAAAACTGATGAACTCCCAGATGAAGATGGCAGGAGCAATGTCAACAACCGCAAAG acaATGCAGGCTGTTAATAAGAAGATGGATCCACAAAAGACATTGCAAACAATGCAGAATTTCCAGAAGGAAAACATGAAAATGGAAATGACTGAAGAAATGA TTAATGATACTCTGGATGATATTTTCAATgattctgaggaagaagaagaaagtcagGATATTGTGAACCAAGTCCTTGATGAAATCGGGATTGAAATATCTGGAAAG ATGGCCAAGGCTCCTTCAGCTGCCAGGGGCATGCCATCTGCATCGACATCCCAAAGTGCAACCATTTCGGATGAAGAGATTGAGAGGCAGCTCAAAGCCCTGGGAGTAGATTAA